The genomic interval GCTGCTCGCGCCTGGGGCTGCTGTACGAGACTCGCGGAGCCTTCGGCGGCGCGCTGCGTCCCACCACCCTCACCTCCTGCTCTTCCCACCCTTCCGGCCACTCGGTCATGGTGAAACAGAAGGtgccgaggtggcggctgcagTCCTCGTCGAAGCGTATGTAGTTGGTTAGCGCGAAGACGTCCCAGCGGGAGTCCGGGTTGGGGTCCAGCAGGTGCTCAAGAATGACGTGGAGCGACCCCGTGTAGGAGCCTATCGTTTCGTGGGGGTAGTGGATGACCCAGTTCTCCTTGCTAAAGCTGGTGCTTGGGTCGAAGGGGAGGCGCAGGTACATCATGTAGTAGAGCAGCACGCCAATGGACCACATGTCTGCCTTCTCACAAATGCGCTTTTTGCTCCACGGGTCCGACATCTCCGGCGAGCGGAAGGCCGGGCTTGTATGTATCTGAATATCCGCAATCGCGATGTTCGCCTCCTCGCGGGTCTCACAGTGGTACGCTTCCGTGGAGGCGTTGCTGAAGTTCGTCAGCTTGTACGCCGCGGGACCAGTGCGCTTGTTGTTGATGAGGATGTTCTCGGGGCGGATGTCACGGTGCGTGAtgggtggctgctgcgtgtgcaggtATCCGACAGCGCTCGTCACGGCGCACAAGACGTGACAGATCTCGCCCTCGGTCAGTCGGGtgccggcgccggtgccggtgctgctgcggatgcgGCGGTAAAGGTTGTTGGAGCAGTACTCCATCGCAATGCTGACGCCGAGGCGTCCTTCATTGCGCGAGATCTCGCTGTGAAACACACGTGCAATGTTTTTGTCAGAGATGCGAGAGACGATATCGACCTCCTTGTGCGCCTCCGCAACCTGGTCGACCCCGAAGAACGACCGCTTCAGCGCCATATGCCGCGGGAACTCGGGGAGGTGACTCGAGTTTTCCACCAGGTAAACATAGGAGCTACCGCCCTCACCGTACTTGGAGGAGCGCTGGCGACCTACCATGTACGGCGGCGGTAAGTCGCTGATTTTCTGCAGCACGCGGAACGGGCGGCCCATGACGATGATGGACTCGGTTCCATCGTCGTGGTATTGCTGCACCTTATTCTTGGACGAGAATCCCCTGTCCTTGCGGTGGATGCCACCTTTGCGGATAGAAGCGCCAAGGAAGTTCATCGCGGCGTCTGCGTCTCTTCTGAGCGTTTCCTTCTCCTGTTGTTTATGCGGTCGTAATTTTTACAATGGCGCGTGGgtaaaaggggaagggagggagggaggtgggagggggggctgcgAGGGCTGGGTGGATTGCTgacgtgcgtatgtgtgcgtatAACTATAGCTGTGTATGCCTGTGtttctgtgtctgtgtgtgggggagcgGGAGCCTCAGTGACGCTCCTCTGGATGTTGGCTGTGGTGCTGATGCCTTAGATGCTTCAGTGGTGGTACTAATAGGTTTGATAGAGAAAGGCAAAGGTGAGGAGACAGGAGCAACTACGAGGGAAGAGCTGAGAGGAAGAtagggggcggggaggggaaaagaggtgAAACCGCGAAGGTgatgcaggagagagagagagaacaggagAGACACGTATGAGCTGAAAAGCTGTGCTCACATAGGGCAGCGACGGTTGCGAAACAACGTACTTCAGCTGAGAAGGAatgcgggaggaggggaaacgAAGCCGCAGAGAGCGGAACGAGCCTGACGCGGTAAGCCTGCGTCGAACACACCTCCTCTCGTCTCCGACGCTGCTACTTCccctcgcttttctcctcAGTCGTCATTTTTGGGAATTTgattctcttttcttttctcctgGTGCACCCATCCACGCAATGCacagaggtggagatgaATCGCCGATAAGCTGAAAGTCGGAAGGCGTGAGCAGAGAGCGCGAGCCGAAGAGAGACGGGAGCTCTCAAGGATCGGAAGACGATATTGGCAGAGATGCGTACCCACTGCCACCTGCTTATCTatcgagagaggaggaggtgtgtgtgtgtgcccacgCACAGGGATCCGGTTCAACACGAAAAGCAACGAAGTAGGACGCCAAAGACCGAAGAAaggagcggggagggggaggaaggatgTAGGAGTGGAGAGAGCATCGTGGGTTGCGTaaatgcgtgtgtgtcggtgcgtggacagcagcagaaTGGCAGAGCCCACttgtgatggtggtggtcgtcttcatcgtggtggtgcacacTTATACTCGTTCTCCAGCCTTCAGCCTAAACGCACAGTGtagcaacacacacgcacacacaggtgcGAGATAGGGGGTTGGGGGTGGTGGCCAAGACAGacagtgaggaagagaagagacggGTCTGGTCCTCTTTGCCCTCCTTCGTTTTTCGTTTGAAGGGCACTGACCAGCAAGCGCACCCACGGACATTGACGACTTCacaggtgcgtgtgcttctgtgTTCTTTTATGTTGGCTGTAGGCTTGTGCGCTATTACCTGGTGCATTTTTGCATCCATCTCGAGAGCAAAGCGAAGGAACGGCATCGGTGGCGATAGAAAAGCCGCGGgtagtgagggagagagagagggagggacaatcgccccccttctctctctctcccccacacacaggtAGAGGGTAGAGCGCACCACGACTACCTCCACACCACAGCGTCTTCTGTTGCCTTCATCACTTCGTTCATGCTTCCGCCACGCAGGCACACTTCAACGCCgtccgccccctccccctcttgaGGGTGTACGTGCGTACCTGCGGAATCAAGACGGGGGCTGAGGAAGGGGCGGGGAGGCTGTGTGGAATCGATGAATGCTCACGGCGTATCAGTCTGTAGGAAATGATGGCGTCCCGACACTCTGCTCGGCCGCGCTGGAGCCTCTTCGCTGTCCTCCTTGTCATCTCCACGTCTTCCTTgcccgccgcctctgcctccgcgCATGACTTCTGCGCGGGCTGACGCTACCGAGTCGTGCGGGGGATGGTATGTGTAAGGCGACCCATGCTCGCGGTAAGGCTGCTGCGGACGAGTAAAGCGGgcgtcgacggcggcggtggccaccGTGGGAGAGTGTGAAGTCACCATCCtaggaggggaaaaaaatcCGTGTACAGAGGATCGGCCGCGCTCCATGTCGGGCTCCGGCTCCGCTATCTCTTCGCTGCCCTCACGGTCcttgtcttcctctgccCCACAGACTGTGGCCGTGCCTGCACGGTACATGGCACCCTCCATGCTCATCTGAGGGCGGTAGAaggccggcgccgctgctcgcaTGCCACTGCTCGAGGACGGCACCACTCCAGTTGCTCCAGCGCTGCTCATCCCCACGGTACGGCCGGAAGggcttccctcttcacttctgGCATGTCCGTCAGCATAAAGAACTCGCTGTGCGTAGGCACTGGCAGCGGAGGGGGCTGGTGCGATCCCAGCGGGGCTGAGGCTGCTACTGCGATGCCCGGTGAAGTAGCCAAGGTTCAcgtgcggcggtgcagcggcgccgcttgctgccgccgtgccgGAAGTGCTGCCGACGCTACTCCTCGTAACTCCACCAACCACTGGACCGGAAAAATCAGTGGTTACTGTGGCGGTCCTGGGTGGGGAGGCACAAAAAGCACATGCGCCCACGCTTCCTGCACCGATCGACgagacaccaccgccgtaGGTGTCGTTGTCGCTGGCCTGAAGGTGCCCGAGCGCAGAGGGTGTCGCACGTGTGTAGTAACCACCACCGCGGATCCCAGGGTTCACACCGctaacaccaccaccactgctgctgcccaccacAGTGGAAGACTTGTAGGAGGTTCGCAAAAGTGACTCGGCGGCGTTAAGCTCGGCAATGTCTTCGGCAGTGCCGAGGTCCAGCCGTGTGCCGTGCCGGTTCAACATTGttgtccacctcctcgtgATTTCTTCTGAGCTGTGGGGAATTAGATAGGGTGtatggggggggaggaacgGTGCTGAGCGAGTGTCACTTCTGAGTTACAAGGAGCGTCCCTTCAATGTGGAGTTTCTAtatgtgggtatgtgtgcgtatggCTTATGTGTTGTGTGTACCACCTGTACTTCAGCTGACTGAGAAGATGGGtgagtgatggtggtgggaggtgagggaggggggcatcaGACaccggcaacagcagccgcactTGGTGTGTACGCGGCGAGTGAGCgcgatggagagagggaaggcagaCGACATCCGGTAATCGATGCACAATACATACACGTATGTATTGTGCATTGGTCACAGGAGAAAAAgccgagaggaggagctttGCATGGGCCAGCGCGCAGAGGACTGCAAACTTGCATGGCCACGGGTGAGGAGGGTCGTTTCTTCTTATCACTTCCGGTGCAGGTGCCTCTTTGCCTTGAGGACTTCACTctccgcgcgtgtgcgtggtgggaggaggggtggggcagcCTGAGAGGTACACACACGAGCCGCACGGAtaccccctttcctcttcttccatCGACAGGGAGGATGATGGCATACTTAGGCCTGTGATGGACACGTAaatcccccctcccttcctccctcccccaacacatcgcacagcagctggagccACAACGCCCCAGGACATCAGCGCATACGTGAAAGAGACCAAAACAAACCAACGAAAAAGATACCACGTtagccacgcacacacacacacacacacgagcgcTGTCCTGCACCAACCTAGAAGTGTGCGTCGTCCAAGTCAGCCCTACCGCTCGTTGACGACGGTCGACCGCTGATGCCCGCTGTAGGGCTCGCCGTTGCCTTGACAGACTCGCTGCCTCCAGAACGCAGCGCCGCAATAccgctaccgctgctgccgcttaGCGACCCATCAACGAGGACAGAGGTGTGTAGGATTCGGGATACTGCCGGTGACCCCGGAATgtgaggtgctgcgctgccgctgctactgTCAACCgcaagcgccgctgcacccaGGGCCACGCTCGCTGTCACTTCCGTGTGAacgggctgctgcgcaaggtAGCGACTCTGCAGCGTGTTCTCGGCGTACGCAAACGTTTCCTCCACAAAGCGGGTCTGCGGCCCGCTGTAGGCAAACTTGAAACCTTCATCGCTGGcgagcagcgcgtgcgcgcgctgccgctccggCAGCCACGCCACTCGCACGTTCGGGTTGGTAATCGATGGGCGTGACTTACGTAGGTACGTAAGTGGGACCTCCTCGCGGGCCTGGTGTGCCGAGCTGAGCAGTTCCACCCACTGTGCCGCACGCTGCACGTAGACGGACCTGTCTTTCGCCATGAGATCCTTCGAGCTGCGGCGGAAGCGAGCGAGGCGCAGTACCGCGGCGGGATCGATATCTGGGAAAGCCGCCTTCATCCATGcgaccgctgcagcgccattgGTGTCCGCGTCTGTCTTGGTTGGGTCTGTCAGCGGTAAGCCGCGCGCGTCCGTCCAGGCCGCGCCCTCCTTCATGTTCTCCAGATACCGTGCGTATAGCGCGACGGCCACCTGCGGCGCTACAGCCACCACATTCCGCGATAACGCCATACCGTCGAGGGCATCCTGCTGCACGTGCACTGTCTTCCCCTCCTTGAGCGCCTGCTGTATGACGTGGCCGAGTCGCACGTGCAGGTCACAGTCCACCAACTTGTTCTCCACGAGGTAGTCGTACACGacgcgcgcctcctcgccggcgTTGTTGTCCAGCAGGTACTCCAGCGCCAAACTCGCGATGCGGTAGCGCCAGATCACGTCTACCTCTGCCCTTACAATGACGTTCTCGTAGCGGCGGCCCACCATGACGTTGTACACCCACATCACCCGCACGCGGTGCTTTGCGCggatggcgcagcgcagcacgttATGCAGCACTTCTCCATCTCGCGCGACGTAAAAGAGCCGCGAGTTGCCATCTTCAAAGATGGCAATCGCATCCGCCAGCTTGGCGCCAGGGATGCAAGCAGCCGTCAGCGCGCGATACACATCCACCGGCGGCACCGACGTCACGCGCCGGTATTCCTCGCACGCCGCCTTCAGATGACCCCCCCGGGCGAGGCGGATAATTCGTTGCATTAGCGGAACTTCGTGCACGGAGACCGGAACTGGGccgttgcgctgcagctttgTCGAGCGTCGGAAGTAGTTGTCCTCCTGAAAGAACGGGCCGCGACGGAGCCAGCGGTAGATGCGGGCGCGGCAGTCCAGTGTGGCGGCATTAAGGCCGACACGGTTCGGGTCTTCCACAGTAACGTTGTCGTGGTCCACCACCGCGGGTCTCTGCAGCCGGCCAATGTACGGGTCGTAGGAGTGGATGAGGTCGTGGGTGACGCGGTGGCCGTTACGGGCGTTCATCAACGAGACCGGCGTCACGAGCGCTTTCGACCCTAGCGAGATATCCGGCATGAACTTCTCCAGCTCATGCTTCGGGATTATGCTGATGGTGTTGTCCTCtagcgtgtgtgtcttcttgGTGCTGTAGCCGCTGTTGTAGTTACCAGGCCCGGTGCGGTAGCGACCCGTGCCCCAGAGCTGCGCCATGTCGTCGTCAGCGAGGTTCTCGCGACCGAAGCGGCTCGGCTGCCacggcacgcgcgcgcgtgggacgtagcgcagcaccgacacCACCGAGGGGTGCCCCGTCGCCCGCCCCTTGGTGAAGACGCCGATCACAGACATGGACGCTCAAAAAGGAaccgagaaagagagaaggggtgtgGGCGTGGGGCACCTGCTGCCCCGCGAGTTGCACCGTTGTTAATCAGGTGTCTCTGCATGGGTGGGTGGCAGTTTCGGTGCCACGGCATGTGGGTGTGAGGAAAATGTGgccccgcacgcacacgcgccgcaacagacgaagagaagcaagagacgaggggagaagagagcagagtGAGCGAAGAGACCGGCTCAACGACACTTCAGCTTGGTGCGTTTGTGGCGGAGCACGCGTCTCTCGCTCCGCCATAGTTACACTTGACAAGGGGCGGCCAAAGAGGAGACTCACTCCCATACAGGCATGCACATTGGGGGGGGGATTGCTGTGGGCGTTGGGGCATCTCCCCATCCATCGTGGCCGTTTCTTCTTGCCTCTGgtgtcccccctctccctctctctttcactcgtACGTGTGCTCTTacgtcctcttcctcggtcCGCACAGAGCGCGGCAACAGTGGTCAAGGCCTCCCTCTAAACAAGTGCCTAATGGGGCGCGCAAAGAAAGGCGCTGCAACCAAAGACGAATcaactcactcactcactcactcccACTCCCATtccctccacacacccacccacacacacagtcgacAGCTCTgtagaagaggagcgagggTGGGCTGGAAGGACAAGCGATTGACATGACGCGTCAGTCGTCCGACATGAATCGCGTAAAGAGCTCTTGCTGGGTCGGCTCAGGGTCATACAGGCGGGCGGAGACAGGCTCTACCTCCGTTGCACCTGCGCTACCGGTGGTGATCCCAGGGGCGGCGGGGTCTCCGTGATCGCGTGCAACGCGTCTTGTGGATGAGGCGAAGGCCGATGGGCTTGGCACCCACTGGCGCTCATCGTCCTGCTGCTTGCGCCGCTgtgtggtggaggcgctCACGGTCTCCTCTGTGCCTTGGGCGTTGAGCCAGGCTTTAAATTCCTGCAGGAGGGGGTCGTTGTGCAGGTTATAGCCGGCGCTATTcgaccactgctgctgctgcgcccttGCCTGGGCTTCCTTCTCATCTTCTGCCGCA from Leishmania panamensis strain MHOM/PA/94/PSC-1 chromosome 15 sequence carries:
- a CDS encoding hypothetical protein (TriTrypDB/GeneDB-style sysID: LpmP.15.0780), with translation MSVIGVFTKGRATGHPSVVSVLRYVPRARVPWQPSRFGRENLADDDMAQLWGTGRYRTGPGNYNSGYSTKKTHTLEDNTISIIPKHELEKFMPDISLGSKALVTPVSLMNARNGHRVTHDLIHSYDPYIGRLQRPAVVDHDNVTVEDPNRVGLNAATLDCRARIYRWLRRGPFFQEDNYFRRSTKLQRNGPVPVSVHEVPLMQRIIRLARGGHLKAACEEYRRVTSVPPVDVYRALTAACIPGAKLADAIAIFEDGNSRLFYVARDGEVLHNVLRCAIRAKHRVRVMWVYNVMVGRRYENVIVRAEVDVIWRYRIASLALEYLLDNNAGEEARVVYDYLVENKLVDCDLHVRLGHVIQQALKEGKTVHVQQDALDGMALSRNVVAVAPQVAVALYARYLENMKEGAAWTDARGLPLTDPTKTDADTNGAAAVAWMKAAFPDIDPAAVLRLARFRRSSKDLMAKDRSVYVQRAAQWVELLSSAHQAREEVPLTYLRKSRPSITNPNVRVAWLPERQRAHALLASDEGFKFAYSGPQTRFVEETFAYAENTLQSRYLAQQPVHTEVTASVALGAAALAVDSSSGSAAPHIPGSPAVSRILHTSVLVDGSLSGSSGSGIAALRSGGSESVKATASPTAGISGRPSSTSGRADLDDAHF
- a CDS encoding protein kinase, putative (TriTrypDB/GeneDB-style sysID: LpmP.15.0770), whose product is MNFLGASIRKGGIHRKDRGFSSKNKVQQYHDDGTESIIVMGRPFRVLQKISDLPPPYMVGRQRSSKYGEGGSSYVYLVENSSHLPEFPRHMALKRSFFGVDQVAEAHKEVDIVSRISDKNIARVFHSEISRNEGRLGVSIAMEYCSNNLYRRIRSSTGTGAGTRLTEGEICHVLCAVTSAVGYLHTQQPPITHRDIRPENILINNKRTGPAAYKLTNFSNASTEAYHCETREEANIAIADIQIHTSPAFRSPEMSDPWSKKRICEKADMWSIGVLLYYMMYLRLPFDPSTSFSKENWVIHYPHETIGSYTGSLHVILEHLLDPNPDSRWDVFALTNYIRFDEDCSRHLGTFCFTMTEWPEGWEEQEVRVVGRSAPPKAPRVSYSSPRREQLGNLGDGYGDGFSYIKNDYSTGRYDIPPSSTVRNRVSGGSVDAVQEAMIVLGSDPVDDDPELAEYRKQIVKEQEEAWEQAKAEAGYRASPPANSQNNDAEPPLTDNADNETEKKDVFDDLFAAPPPVLDPTPPITSSSAPLPTPQQPKEDIFSTDDLFSASVPQAQSSPSVMINPYGQAPHPQQAMAMSGWSSGAPVIPSGGYPMQHQQQQAPWEYGGGNPNVYAPPQQEGFQGGYPMQQQQQQQQSINFMAPPPGQKATNAPPVLDTTKPASPKKDPFADLFN